TGTTATGCAGGTTCCATTTACCTTATTAGGTGTCCTTCTGATGGATATTTCAGGTAGACGACCACTTCTGATGGTACTGGCTGCATCTTGGTTTCACACGACTagaatatattattattttacatTAAAATTAAACATGTTATATAGGGATGCTAAACCTGTCGTGTTTGCGGTTTGGAGGGTCCAACTTTACATGAATCCGAAAATGGTATCAAGCATATGAACCTGAATACGACATGAATATTAGCCGGTTGACACAAACACGACCCATTTAAcgtgaatttttttattttttatttattatttttttttgcacATTAATGCTGAAAACTTACAATTTTACAACAACAAATACAAATGTATACAAAACATATTACttttggcaaattggatttaaataatctcaactttctcaatttgaccgataataatcccaactcagttatttgtcgataataatccgaactggtccacttttggccgataatagtctgtgttaaaaatagtttaacggagttaagtttttttccgaattacaaaccgttgttttagggcttttgattagaacgaggatacaagttgattgatgtaaaatttacctccaaatactgccccaaacgacgaaaacggtgcttcaattcgggtgtttaaactttcAATTAACAAAAAATAAAGTCGTTTAGAGCACCGTTTCGAGATAAGTTTTACAgaaatcgactcgtatcctcgttctgatcaaaatccctaaaacatcggtttgtaattcggaaaaaacttaactccgttaagctatttttaacggcaGACTATTATCGGTCAAAAATGGaacagttcggattattatctgcaaataactgagttgggattattatcgccCAAATtaagaaagttgggattatttaaatccaatttgccattACTTTTGTATTATAAGATTTCAAAATCTCTTTTGACTTCTAATCTGTAACCAACCAATTTAACTTATACacattttgtttttcaaaataaaaaaagtcAAACAGGTCAACCCGCGAATTTCATGTTAGGTTCATGTCATGGTAGATATTCACCCCTCTAGTTAAATTTGCTGATAATACAAACATATGATTATTTTTCTTTAAGGTTTCTGCTGCTGGAACGTGCTTAGGTTGTTTCCTCACAGGAATATCATTCTTGCTACaggtttgtttatttatttatatacaatAAAAGTATCACTCCAGTTTTATTTTCGGACTCAGTTATATATAAACTGTGGCTGCAGGACCTTCAAGTGAATAACTGGTTCAGccccattttggcacttgttggGGTGTTGGTAATGCATTTTAACACTGGTCAAATGCTAGTGTAGTTTATTACTGCAACTGAAAGATCCACTGTACGCGCAGGTATTTTCGGGATCTTTTTCATTGGGCATGGGAGGAATTCCATGGGTCATTATGTCTGAGGTATGGCTTTCATTGTGAATAAAAGCAAATGGTAATTCCTCTTAGTTCTTTATGTTATCTATCTCTCACCAAATATATTTCACTTCAGATCTTTCCTATAAATATTAAGGGTTCAGCTGGAAGCCTCGTGACAGTAGTTAATTGGTTTGGTTCATGGGTCGTTTCGTATGCGTTTAACTTCCTTATGAAGTGGAGTTCGGAAGGtcctctctctcacacacacacacacacaaacacacatgtGTGTATGCGTGTTGCATGTTATCTTGCTGATATGATAGAAACAACAAGATACATTTGCTGAAACTTGCAACATGACCCTCCCTCCTGCACGCATTCACAACTATATACAATCCGACATCATAGAAGTAGCTTTTATATACGGGTCAGGTACCGTTGACCCGAttgaaaaatattttataacaaaTTAGTGTCTCAAAAATGATTACCAAAGTTATTAGTTGTGTAATTTCAATAATTTAAGGCGTCTTACGTGCCTAAAGATATACTTGAGGCGACTTTTGACCCATTTCTTTTGTCGCTATTTTTTTATTCTTATTTTACTCGTATGGGTTAGTGTGTAATTCTTGTCAACCCATCTATAGTAAATAGGAAGATAATGCCACCTCTACACTGAGCCAATATTGTTTCCTTACATTTGTAAACACGCACGCTGAGTTGCTTTAAGACTTGATAGTTATGTATTTCCCTCCCAGGAACCTTTTTCATGTTTGCAAGCATATGCTGCTCAACTGTTTTGTTCGTTGCAAAATTGGTACCGGAGACTAAGGGTCGGACACTTGAAGAAATACAAGCATCCATGAACCCGTTAATATCAAACTGATGTACTGTACTCTCCTTATATAAGGCTTGCCTGTGCTATAAACTTCATGCTTTATAATATGTTTAAATCGTTTCAACACTACACATGAACTTTATTGGTATTTTTGTGATTTGCTTTTGCAAACTAGTGGTATGAGGTGAtaaggggaggaggggtggttcaTTAGTGATAGTTTCTATCACTCACACTGTCTAATAAAATcgtgccatgtcatcaaccaaatttctatcactagtgattgAAATGTagggggggtggtatcactagtgatggaattctaccACTCCCAAATTTAAAAATATTTACTCTCAAGTCACAAACAACACGTGTCCAGAGCATATGTTTCGCCCTTCCTTTCTCTTTCATGAAACACACGTGTCATCAACATGCAGATGCCCACATGCAACATGCAGAGCCCACATGCAACATTCAACGCGTTATACAAATAACGCGTTTTGTTTTTGACGCATTATGTTTGGTCCGGCGGCGGTGTTTCGTGATGGCTCAACGCGTTATGATAGTTCATAGTGGACTACCCCGCCTCCCCTAAGAGAGAAACAAGATTGGTCGGCTCAACGATGGGATTTCCCCCTTTCATTAACAAACTTATAGTTTTGAAGAAACACAGAACTAATCGAGTGATTAATTTGGGATTGTGCCTCGACaaataaggttaatcttctttgcCTCGTCTGAGCTGTGGTGATGATCTTCCTGCAAAACACTGAACACCCGTTAAGCTCGTTAAGAGGAGGGGAATGGGGGGGGGGCTCCTCTTAACCACTctccggcatgagaataagtattgAGGGTTAAGTATGTAATTAGGAGTAAGAGAACAAGGAAGTGGATCCTTAAACGTGTGGAAGAAGGTCAAtatttatagccggagtggtGTGGAaagagatgggctgatgggccttgggccttgAGGTCGGCAAGGAATATCCATTTTGTCTCCTCTGCCACGACCCTTGGTGCTTCCGGACAAGAGGAGAGCTGGCTCATGTTGATTGGATCCACGTGGCCTGGTCGTTGTCCGTGTTGTCTGCTCTGTCATCAGCGGCTAAGTGGAGATCGTGGTGCAGTTGTCGGCGCACGCTGATTGGTGACACGTAGCGTCCTTGTGTACCTTCTTGTCTCCTGTACGATCTGTCGATTGTGGAGCACAATCAGATACACCTGTTGGACACTTATTGATCCGTTGTTCTGCCACTTGTACTCTTTGTACTTGTCCTTAGATTAGTTGCACTTCTGTCCTCCGCGCGATCATCAGGAAAGTCCCAAGTAGCCTGCGCAAGGTCTAGGCAGTGAGAGTTTTCATCCAAGAAACCAAGTGTGAAAACTGGTATTATGTTTTCCTTGACCCTTCGCGTGACCTAGGAGCACTGCCAAGCCATGCTACTAAGCCTACAACAGCCTCATCTGCACATAATTGAGAAACGTTCGTCATATAAAGTTAATAATAAGTCTCCCGGTACTTAGGGTAAATGATGGTTTAATATACTCGTATTTAAGTTCGTTCGATAACTAATGGAGGACACATGAGAACCAAAAATCTTCAATTAAACAAAGCAGGTTTGCATATTTATACAAATGTAACAACCAAAGCATAATAGtctattataaaaaaaaatgacaACTGAATAGTTGCTTCTCACTATGCATTTTAGATGGTCATTATCATGCCACTAATACTAAAGGTACTAAGATGGAAAAGTCCAGTGACATCTGGCCATTCCTAAAATACATATCAACTAAAGTAGatctaaaaaaattatatatatatatatatataccttatGCATTGTTCAACGCAAGAAAACTTACAAAGCTACATCAAGATCAAACctgaacaaacaaaaaaaaaggaAACACACTACTTCACTAAAAAAGAAGCAGATTCAAAGGTCAAATCAACAGCAAATATAATACAATTTATCAATAACTGTCCTCAACAGCTCAACTCTTTGAAAACATGTACGGGTCAATtcgtttgacttttggtcaacatttgtttgactttt
The sequence above is drawn from the Helianthus annuus cultivar XRQ/B chromosome 12, HanXRQr2.0-SUNRISE, whole genome shotgun sequence genome and encodes:
- the LOC110895502 gene encoding sugar transporter ERD6-like 5 isoform X2, which translates into the protein MVSWLLDAGRLLIGYGIGVLSYVVPVYIAEISPQNLRGAFTTVNQLMICVGVSVMWLIGTFFPWRTLALIGIIPCLLQVIGLFFIPESPRWLAKIGMWEDCESALHRLRGKNVKIFEEAAEIRDYTKTLHQLSETRVFDLFQPTYAKSLIVGVGLMVLQQLGGVNAIAFYVDSIFISAGFSSTIGSIAMVIVQVPFTLLGVLLMDISGRRPLLMVLAASWFHTTRIYYYFTLKLNMLYRDAKPVVFAVWRVQLYMNPKMVSAAGTCLGCFLTGISFLLQDLQVNNWFSPILALVGVLVFSGSFSLGMGGIPWVIMSEIFPINIKGSAGSLVTVVNWFGSWVVSYAFNFLMKWSSEGTFFMFASICCSTVLFVAKLVPETKGRTLEEIQASMNPLISN